TCCTGGTTCGATTGGAAACCTCTCGctgctacaaaagctctccctGGCAGAAAATGCGTTAAGCGGAGAAATACCTGAGGAATTGTCCAGACTCAAGAGATTGATACTTTTCCAACTATCTTCCAACAAACTAACCGGTGAGATTCCAACAGGGATTTTAAACATGTCTGACATTATTACATTCAATGTTAATTATAACCAGATGTGGGGAAGTTTTCTCAATGATGTCGGCAccacttctccttctctctatTTCCTTGGGGTTGGCAAAAACTTGTTCACAGGGATGATTTCATCAACGTTAATGAATGCCACAGGTCTCGGAAAGCTTTACCTTGAGCACAACAATTTCCATGGGCCAATACCGAAAAATCTGGGTAGGCTAAAGGGCCTTTACAGGATTTCATTGGCTGATAACCACTTGCAGGATGACTTGagctttatttcttctttagtGAATTGTTCCAACTtagaaaatctcgagatttcgaGGAACTTGATTCACGGATCATTGCCGAGATCCTTCTTCAATCTCTCCCCCAGCATTGAGCGAATTTATATGTCGGACAATCGGATCCAAGGATCTATTCCTTTAGCCCTCGGAAATCTCTTCAACTTGTCTTTTTTGCGTTTAAGCAATAATTTTCTAACCGATAATATTCCTCATTCCATCGGAGCACTTTCCAACTTGCAGCAACTTGATTTGAGCTGGAACATGTTTACTGGAGAGATACCATCTTCAATTGGTAACATTACGTCATTGGGTATCCTTGACCTTTCCTCCAACATTTTCCGAGGCTACATACCACAGAGTCTCAGCAACTGCATGCAACTAATTGGGCTTGATCTTTCGAACAATAACCTAATTGGCTCAATTCCTATCGAAATCATGGATCTTTCTTCCTTGTCGATAATCCTTAGTTtagcaaataataatttaagtgGATCTCTTCCATTGCAAGTTGGATCTTTAAAGAATCTTGGCATATTAGATCTGTCTCACAATAGATTGACCGGCTTAATTCCAGCATCCATCAGCATGTGCTTGGTATTGGAACGACTTCACTTAGAAGCTAATTCTTTTCATGGTCAAATCCCTGAAGCTTTACGTCCATTACGGGGTCTACAAGAGCTGGACCTTTCCGATAATAATTTTTCTGGTCCAATCCCGAGCTTTCTCGCAGGGTTCTCACTCCTCAAGTACTTGAATTTGTCCTTCAATCAACTAGAAGGACAAGTTCCAAAGGGTGGAGTTTTTCTAAATGCAAGTTCTATATCGATTTATGGAAATACGGAACTCTGTGGAGGTGTTCCTGGTCTGAAGCTTCCTCTTTGCAAATCATCAAGCTCTAAGAAGTCTTCTTCAACCAAGGCCAAAGTTATATATGTGGTAGCTGGCAGTTTGTTATGTTTAGCTTTGTTGCTCCTATGTGTGTCTATCTCCTATTGCAAAAAGAAGCAGACGACAAGCAATGCCTCCACTTCATTATCTTTCGGGAACCAATTCTTGAGGATTTCTTACGAAGAACTCTTGAGAGCGACTGACCGATTCTCCAAGACCAATTTGATTGGTAAAGGGAGATACGGCACAGTTTATAAGGCAATTCTTGATAGTGGTGCCACGGTGGCAACGAAGGTGCTCAATCTATCGCAAAGAGGTGCTTCGAGGAGCTTTATCTCCGAATGTCGAACTCTAGGAACCATTAGACACCGAAACCTCGTGAAGATACTAAGTGTCTGCTCGAGTGTGGACTTTCGTGGCAATGACTTCAAAGCTCTAATATATGAGTTCATGGCTAATGAGAGCTTGGAGAAGTGGTTGCACCCTGGGACTATAGGACAATATGATGAGCAcatcaaattgagaaatttgagacTAGTGCGGAGGTTAAACATTGCCATTGACATAGCTACTGCGATCGAATATCTCCACAAGAGTTGTTATTCAACAATCATCCACGGAGATTTGAAGTCGAGTAATGTGCTTCTGGACAACGACATGGTGGCTCGAGTTGGAGATTTCGGGCttgcaaaaatcatttcaacagTGTCTGCTGAAGCCATAAGAGTTCAGGATCAGGGTAGTTCAACTTCAACTGCAGTTAGAGGATCCATTGGTTATGTGCCTCCTGGTATGAATCTATCATATTTTCTCGATTAGTTTTTGATTGAATAAACAAGATCCTTGATATTTTGTTATGCTTCGTATGCTCTAACACCTCTCTCTCACAacattatttccttctttttttaattaatagcTTCAACCGAAGAAGAAAATACATATGTTTGTGTACGAAAAGATTAATAGTAGCATTTAGTAATTGTATTTGAAATTAAGATGGGAATAAATCATCTTAAATTTGATCATTGAATGgagatattattatttttttatcaaaacttGTGAATTCGTACCAATAAATAGATTAAGCATATTGTGTCCTATCATAGTTACATTTTCTTTCTATAATTTGTAATCTATCTATCTCATGTCATGTTGATGCTGCGAAAATGGATTGTGTCTAATATTGTCATAAAGTCCCAGTATGAGAAATTGATGAGAAATTGTGATTCACTTTTGGTAAGCCATGACTTAAGGTCTTGACAGTAAGTAATTGACCCCTCATGGTGGACCCTTTCATTTTGACTTGACTTATAATTCCatatttctaaaatttgtttagaTGACAGGACATTTAAGTCTGAATCCGCTCGAGGTCTTAAACCCATAAAAGCACAACGATATCACACAACATACACTAATTCACAGCATGATGGACCCCATCCAACTTTCACTCCCCTAAACTTCTTGTTTGGAGCATATTTAGACAAATTTACGCATTTAACAATTATAAATCCATTAGAAATAACAAATCACTCCaagtctcttctttttccctagTCTTCTAGgcattttcttctattctttcttgTAGAAAAGAAATAGTGTGGTATAGGTATTAAACTGAATCCGGATCATGAAAATGAAGAGCCTCGTGTGTATTCCATGCGTGTCTAGTCAAAACTAGCGGTTCAAATTTAGTTAATACATGTCTAAGTGCACTAAATAGTTTCTGCCGAGGCCTTCATTGCAtatatattattcttttttctattttcctccTATACCCTACGAGAGGAAAAAGTCACTCTTGATGTTTGGGCAATTTTTTTTAGCGAACATGTGACAACTTTGGGTGCACTTAGtagttttggaaaaagaagagtTCATATGTTGTTAACTGGTATTTGGTGCACTTTTTACATCCTAAAATCTCATTTCTCTACGGTCGATGCATTCCAACTTTTGTGACAATTTTTACCACTTTAGCATCCAACAGGCGATAAACACCGGCCATAGCCAATAAACTAAATGAAAGTCAAACAAAaagatatgaaagaaaaaaccAGTAGAGGGTTTTAtgctatgtagcacggacactctccggaagccttcgtgtcgtgtccgacactccgacacgtgtccaacACGCTCtgacacgtcccgacacgcggtcaacaagtgtcgaaaaatccgacacgtggtcaactctttccgacacgctccgacacgcgagtctagaattccgacacgcgattccgacacgcacggggtcaattttaaaaatttataatacttgaggggtcaaagtataaatatacacaaaagaagtaataaaagaagtaataaaattgctataaatatacacacacgaggtcaattttttttttcagttttatttttttagaattgttttattttttttaaaagtcttttactctgaaagaagtaataaaaaatgctatatatgataaataaataaatttaaaaatataatttcagcatttttctttaaacaatgtttttttcctctaagttttgtgtattattgtaacaaattaaaataatgaatgatattatttaatattttttgtgtaaattaattctagtctatttttattattatttatttatgtatttatatataaaaatatatttaatatataacgtgtcggaacgtgtcgaaattctctatttttaagaaatgacgtgtcgacgtgtcgtgtcgtatcgtgtcacgtgtcacgtgtccgtgtCGATGCTACATAGGTTTTATGACCATCTAACTTGCTCCAACAGAGGATCACTTGGCCTCTGCCATGCATAGTGAGCCGGACTGTGAAGTgagtgagggcttgcaagccatCACTCTATGTTGTGCGTGACTGGCGAGAGCCCTCACAATTGTCCTTGGCAAGCTCTTGCAAATGGACATCAAACAAAATCCCATGTGACTTGGAAACTTTTTTCTAAACCATTAACTTCAATAAAAAGTGTATGTTTGTTTCTATTAATGTCTTAATGAAATTTTCAGAGTATGGCATGGGACACAAGGTTTCCATACTTGGGGATATATACAGTTACGGCATTCTATTATTGGAGATGTTCACTGGAAAGAGACCCACTGACGAGGCCTTTGGGCACTATCTTAACCTCCACAACTTCGTCCTAATGGCTCTCTCGGATCGAGCAATGGACATCATAGACTCAAGGCTTTGGAGTGAAGTTGGTGATCGACAACAAGAGATCAAGATCAAAGATTGCATTATCTCTGTATTTGAAGTTGGACTCGCATGTTCAATGGAATCACCATCGGATCGGATGGACATGACCGAGGCGATCAGGAAATTACACTTAATCAAGGTGAGTTACGAAACCAAAGAGAGGAGGATAGGTATGTAGCTAAGTCGGTTTTCTCATTTCATCTTGGAACTCTTTCACTAGTAGAGAAAATCGTCATGCAAAGGCAATGCTAGCAAATTGACATGAATGTATCCCTAACTAGTGTGCCTACCCATACCTATTATGTGTGTTTTTAATGATGACACAAATATCTATATTTTAAAATCATAGAAAATGGATGTATGGATTTATAGTTGTTGCGATCTACCTTTTTTTCCTAGAGAGGAAAAAACATAAGTTTAGGTATAATGCTTAAAAGGCGGGCCTATAGCCCCTAATTAGGCataggctctcccaagcccatgcCCTGCATGACATTGGGGTGtttaattttagtttcaatTAAAGCtataagaattttctaatgatgaGTCACCACTTGCCTGTTGGGGTTAGTTAAAAATCAAGTACGATATTGGAgtatattttactttctatGCAATCAGAGAATTCAGGAGCGATGACTTAGTTACACTATTTAATCAACCAGTGTCCTTGCGTGgtacataatcttgttcattttgtcAGGCAGctcgaattgattttaaacctatcAACTAATATATGAGATGGTCATACAGGTgtacaataattaaaataacaataagCAACCAAAGAAgtataaaataaattgcaaagaaaaattagaatctaACGCTAAGTAGGCTATGGGGAAACCAACTTCAACATATCAAAAGTGCGCAACCAATTGGCAATTGAAATCGTCTTATAGAACATTCAAATCTTGGGCTAAAGATTTAAGAGGttattcaattttgagcacaatttttatcaaagattttcgcacattttaaaaagaaactactaaaaaaccaatttttaagctttttcctaaagatttctgaattttctgaatttttctgaattttctaaatattttatttttttttgaaaaaaatatataatataatataatatactcATCCAACCGGGCTCGTCGGCCCGGGTTCACTGTTGGACTCGGCTCAGCTATTGAGCCCAGTCCGGTGAaacccaaaacaaaataaatataaaaactaaGCCCAACCCACAATGAAATAAACCTAAGTTGAAGCCTCATTAGACCCACTGAAACCATATCAACGCTCAAGCCCAGCCATTTGATCCgaattcttgtttcttttttgattttttgattttttaagtttccttattttattcttttatttcttcccttcttttccaCGTCGTCTTATTCACGACGTCCCCTTCTCGAGCGATGTCCTTCACCCCAAGCTCCGAATTTCTTAGACAAGCCTCGGGCCAAAGCTCAAAGTGCCGCGGAGCCACCACCCTTCATCAGTCGTCTACTCCGACCGCCACTCGGCCGTCGACCTCCCCGCTGCCGGCCGAGGACCTCACCACTCGGCCGGCACCAACACAACAGGAAAAACGACAGGGCCAAAGCGAACAAAGCCACGGGCGGCCCCCGAACAACGTCAAGCTCGAAATCGCAGCAAAACGATAAGATTAACAACACGCGGGAACTTCGATTCAGCCCCGAACCAAGAACACGAAAGCGGATCTAACTTAAGCATTTCATCGAGCAGTTAGAGCGCACTGTCTAAAACGACAGGAAAACGAACCGGCCGAGCTCAAATTGCCCCAGGACTCATGAAAACCAACATACAAAAACACAGACACAAGAAACAAGGACGAAGTGGGCCGGAGCTCGCGTGAGCCGGaggccgcgagctccggcccggcATGCCCAAAAACAGGGCAAAAACAGGGTCAGGCTTACTGGAGTTTTGGCGTGGGAAAGGAGGCACGGCGGCGGGTCGTCGGCCGCGATTCCGACGTGCTGGCCGGCGGTCTCTCCCTCCAACTCTCCTTCCTCGCTTGAACTCTCACTTgctgctctctctttctcggatctctctcttctctcccccccaaaaaattttccctcttcttctctcccttTTAAGCTCTCCAGCTGGCGCGCATGGCATCGTGCCATGCCAGCTGGTGCTGCCGTTCTTCCCCCGACCACCAACTCCGGTACGACGCTTGCCCTCGTCTCCTCTGCCTCTGTCGTGTCCGCCGTCCTTTCCTCCGCTCTCTGTTCTCTGCAGAGGCGtgaaggaaaaggggaaaggaAGGAGATGGGGGCCGGGCCAGGAAACAAGGAGCGGGCCGGCCCAggtgaagagaagagaaaaaggagcggaaaaacaaaaaggggcAGAGCAGGCCCAGCCTTGGCCCGGCTTTGctctcccatttttttttcttttggatcaataattttaatttttatttttatataaattttagtATTGATAATGCGAAAACTCTAAATacctatatgctatgcaatttaataaaaattatttttgctaggggttaaaaattaattcctaatttttcaatgcaattaataaataattaaatagattaccaaaatttaggtgaCAACAGTAATCTATCTATTTCCACCAAGTAACCATGtaaaaatatgatgaatttgCTTATTTGTAAGGTTCTCTTCATTTTCGCGGACATTGTATACCATAGGACCAATGTGTTGTTTAATTACCATGGCTAGGCCATTACCCTTGCCTGCCCACCTGGccctcaccaaaaaaaaaaaaaaaaatcttgatctTCTCTATGCTTATGCGATTGTACACTACAATACAACCTCATTGTGAGGTCACCAGCTCAAGGCTGACTCTTAATGTCGCGCTTAATTGTAAATGGGACAAGATCAAAAAGGAAACATGGATGCATATTTTGTTGCACTCCTTGGTGTGCTAATCACATTGTATAGTACTATTTGTCAAGTCTTCTCACCCAACCAacgctctctctttcttcaccatTAGCCATCGTCTCCGGCCGTTATGGCCACTTGTCATCACCGATGCCTTCTTCAagtcttgattattttgaagataattttcattagaaaaaaTCATCTTCTAATTCAGAATCTTTCTTTCGAATTTAAATTACAAAACTTTAGTTACCCCATTGCCAGAGCCAGTTTACGCAAGGGTTGGCCATGGCCTTGACGTCCCACCCGCGCCACTTTGTTAACCCGAGCCTATTTTCTCTTTAAGCCATAGGCGGGGACCGTGAAGTCATCATGTTTGGCTTTCCAACCGAATGATCGTCGCATTTGGTCATCGTTCTATAGCTTCTTGAGATACATTAATGTCAAAGATCCTACACCTCTGAATCTTCATTTGCGAGATGGTTGTCTCCAAACATCGTGTTCCCATGATCTTTCCACTCCGATACCAATTGATGTAGTGGAAAAACTCGCAATTTGCTACACGAGCAAGTAACTTGCAAAGGCACAAGTGAAGCATACACTCGTGACACATATAGAgagaaatttatcatttttttttgtattaaattaaattacaagAGAAACATAATCTATACTCATATTAGAAAACCTAATGAATTTCTAAGTATAAGACATAATATAGATATACTAATAAGAAATTCTATACTACTGAACATTAAATATCCAAATTAATAACTATTAAAAGTTGAAACAAATCACCCAATATCCCAAcgtaatttctaaaataaaaagataagaaaatatatGTCTCGTCTCATTATTATTGTCATCGTCCTATCACAAACTATCTTCCACGGTTTAAGAAGGGCAAGACAAAATAACTGAGGCTATTGGGCTGACAAGTCAGTTGAAAGACTTGTGCAAAGCATATGTCGACCCATCAAAAACCTTTTCAAGTTCCACCTTATCACCCCAGGCACGAGAGGCTATTACATCTGCCTACTTGGTAATAGCTGTTTTTGAAGATATGATGGGGCATCTACCTACACCTCCCAAGGCCCCCCAAGTTTCGAGATgaaatctttttcttccccacctAGGGGGAATACTTTCGAGATTTTCCATTACAAAGTTTAGACGAAATAGTTTAAGGACATGTCTTAGGAAAAGACTgttgaccaagaaaaaaagggagaataACGTGACAAATCAAACCGCGGAAATTCCTCCGGGGATGTCGCTCTTCCCATCGTGGCTTTCCACCATATCTCCAACCTCGTGAAAAACGTTGACTTTTCTGTATTCCCAAGAGACCCAACTTTCTTGTTTAGACCGTTTCTTCTCTTATTAATGATATTTATATTTCTGAAACCTTTTGAACTCCTGAATTTGATTGGCTTGAGCCACGAAATTATAATATATGTTTAATAAGACAATTATGTCATTGGGATTTGATAACATAGTTGATGTAAAATGTTGCTTTTGATCCCGACAATCTTGCAAATAGACAAACTAAAGATCTCCTGCCTCCAATATTTCATCTTTTGCGTTCTGTTGGATACATTAAGCAATTGAACTAATTCAATTTACGAACCAAACTAAACTAGCCTTACTTGATCGGTTCTGCATTTAATCACTTGGGGATTGGGTAGTTTTTGTTTCCAAACAATCCTTAGTTCGAAAACACCAAGAACCAGGAACTGAACATAATaagatccattttttttttaatctgaatCTATCTATCCTGGAGCTAATCTAAATTCTAGCATAAGGCCGAtatgctttttctttccttttttttttttttttttttttaccatataGAGAGGAATCCGTCTTTAATAAGTAAGTTTGGAATCTATGAAATACTAACCTCAACAATCGGATAAGACGTGGGTCAAAACACTAGATGTGTGATCCAAAGATGGAATTATTTACGCTAGTAACTTACAATGTTGGACTAACATCCGGCTTTGTTGGTagacaaaaacaaagaactAATGTCTTGTTCTTGATCTACACACTCAATGTCTATTCTATAGTAGCTAAGCCAAGATGAGGAATTGCATCTAATCTTTTGTGCAATGAATTGTAATATTATTCCTGAAATTGCGGGTCTTCGTCGGTTGTGCGCCCATAAAGCAAGTGGTGGAATATATGTTGAGCGAATATTGGAGGGCAAAACCGACAAAGACCCACAATTTCAGGAATAGAATTATCTTTTACATAGCAAACACTCGGAACAGAAAAACTTTTCACAAGTGGCTTTAATCATCGTGCGAGCATCAGCTCCTTAGGCAGCTTATTCCTTATATGTACACTCGCACGATAAAATAAGGCTATTTTACTTTGGCCGGCTAAATACAATCAAGCCTCTAAGTCATACAAAAAATATGTATAcctatccttttcttttttgatctgACCCTTACACATTtatctatatctatataaataaaaccaaaacaccaTTTGTCTCAATTTTAGATGTTCTAGATTGTCattcaatttctttctctcATACCATTGAAGCATCCATTTTTTGTATCTCTTCACAATATTAGATTTATTAGTTACCCTTGTTTCCGTTATTTTATATTCACCCATTTCATATATAAGTACTCCATCTCTTTCTATACATAATTACCTCATTATTCGCTCACGTGTGACGCATGCCTAACATAACAATAGCGATGATAACATGGATGAATGGCCATTTCCGTTTGAGCGAAGTGATTGCATTTATTGTAATTTGAAGATATTTTCAAATGGACAATATACATTCTCATGGTGAAATAGATGGCAGTGTTTCAACGGTGGTGATACATTCTTATGCACAAAACACATGCATCCTTAGTCAATGCCTAAATCACAGGTGAGATGACGGTGGTGATACATTCTTATGCACAAAACACATGCATCCTCAGTCAATGCCTAAATCACTGGTGAGATGATCAAGTAGCTCGAGCTTTTCAACCATCATAAAGTAAATTACGAGTCTATATCAGCTATGTCATTGCTATTTATATTCTCTTTTCAAGTTTATATAAAGTGTAGGTGTGATCATGGATTTGGCAACCTGCATGCACATCAATAAAACCTACCTGTTTGGGTTTGGGCAAGGCCTCTAGAAGTTCAAACTGAGCCTACTCAGCAATTAGGTCTAATTGTAAGAATTTTTCTGATGTGGgctaatattaattaatattataatttactattttgagGAATTTATCTAATAACATGAGATATAAGATTTCTTAATTGGTTTAATATGCTGCTGAATAATGTGGGTTGAGTAAAACCTGCCCTATAATGAGATGGCTTGTGGCTTAAaactatataaataatattcaagTTTATCCTCTAACCCTAAAGCATTAATCTCCTCACATAAGGAGCATTTACAAAATATTCAGGGTGATGAACAATCTCATTGACCTAGTGATATAGAGGGCAATAGAAGAGAAGAACGATGAATTCCAAATTAGGTGAACAAATCTCTTGATTatatgtgttttttattttacttatgcAAATCTTGAAGTGCCGTTTTCACGAATTACACTAATTATATGTAATACTCATATTTAAacctctctctatatatattattgtataGAGTTCAAGTGAATGAGTGGTTTGCAGTATTGCATCTGCCAAGTCTAAGAAGGGATGGGACCATAATTGACTTGGGTATTGGGACCAGATCCCCTTTATCCCCTCCATCCTAGGACAAGGGGTTAGCTCAACTAGATAGTAATGTTAGGAGTGTTacaattgcataaaaatttgCTTAATTAAATGATGTGATAACACACTTGGAGATAAATCAATGGGAAATTAAAGTGTGAGGACTCAAAACAAGGTTATAGGCTTCGTTCAATCGGCCAATGGGAACTTTATGAATCCGTTGATAAAGTGGATTTAATGCATACTTTTAGTACACTTAGCATTTCTCTAGCCTCAATAACTATGCACCACAATTTCAATTACTGACATATGATATCTTCGGaagttttcatgaaatttctaaTAATAACCCAAAATGATCATCACACTCAAGTATTCAATATTTCCAAACTCGCCCAGATGCAATCATGTGTTAGAAAAGTCAAGAATGCATCAGCTTGACTAGTTGAGCCTGATGTTTCGGCCTTTATTGCGTGACTCGTGATAGACTTGGACTCGAAACCAATTTCGTGAAAAAGGCCaaaagtaaacaatcaagaggAGAGATATACCCAAGAGACAACATATGTAAAAAATTTCAcgtggaaagagagaaaatgatcACATGAAGGTGACACTCCTTCATCAATCAATTTGACCGGCAACTCTAGGCATGGCGGCCTAGTTTGAACATTCGACTATTCCATGCACAGATTTTTCCACATAATCACCCTATAAATACTCTTTtagcttttgcttttctcttcatCAATCTTCCTTCCTTcgccaattttcttttggtctctCACAATATGAGTTCCCGTATGACAATCCCTCTGCATCTTATTTTTCTCGTCGCGTTAACCCTAGCATTGATCCCTCTGTCGATCGCCCAAGACTCGCCCCAAGACTATGTCGCGGCCCACAATGCGGCTCGCTCTCAGGTTAATGTGGGCCCGATGGCGTGGGACGAAACCGTCGCTGGCTATGCCAGGGATTACGCCAACAAGCATGCCAGCGACTGCACGCAACTCGTTCATTCAGGCGGACCCTATGGGGAGAACCTTGCGTGGGCTTCCCCCGATCTTACTGGCACCGGAGCGGTGAACATGTGGGTCGGAGAAAAGCCTGACTACGACTACAATGCCAATTCATGTGCACCAGGAAAGATGTGTGGGCATTACACTCAGGTGGTGTGGCGCAACTCTGTTCGGCTTGGATGCGCAAAGGCCCAATGCGCAACGGGCGGTACTTTGGTCACATGTAACTATGATCCTCCCGGGAATGTTGTTGGCCAGAAGCCTTATTGAATTACAAAAAGTTGTATGTCGTATGATGAACTATTATGTCAAAATAATGCCTCATTATGATGAGGCTAGTGCTTTTGATGCACCAAAATTAAATAACATCATATGAATGATGCATGTCAATCTCTTTACTGAATAAAAAGTTAACCTCTTtcagtatttatttattttctttttttattttgcaaacGAGATTCGGCATTTTTGAACCACGAAACACTCGGTTTCCATTTCGGATGGTGCCGCTACAGTTGGTGGCGAActcgcttttctttttttcaagtgaGAGAAATTTCGATCATTTGTCTAACCTCCTCAGCTCCATGCTCTCAAGCACATCACTATCCCTTTGAAGCCTCATCACACTGTGAAAGAGAAGCTAAGCATGATCTCTATTGCGCATTTTACTCTTgagttaattatttttggtgttTCTATTGATTGTATGTAGTACATAGCAATGGCTGTCTTGGCCACATAACGATATGTTCCCGTCAATAAGCTGATCATTCATGGCAAAAAACATTAAGATATGGAccaatattatttaataatatggacTTGGTGGTATATTCGTCGATAAATTTTATGTATTGATGAATTGAACTCCTTCAGTTGACCAAGTAAGTAAATGATCTCTAATTAATCAACTTGGTGTCGATAAGTACCAGTCAAAATTGCCTAACTTTGTATTCTATTTCAATCCATATAGCAGCCTAGTATTCTAGAAAGGTCGTTGACTCGTCACAGTTGGAAAATTCTTCCCTGAGGGTTTCGTGTGCTTGGATA
This Eucalyptus grandis isolate ANBG69807.140 chromosome 7, ASM1654582v1, whole genome shotgun sequence DNA region includes the following protein-coding sequences:
- the LOC104455223 gene encoding putative receptor-like protein kinase At3g47110, giving the protein MGKQLFLILHSALLWWWSSITIFGAYSHNQTDLLALASFKNAIHKDPFRVLSSWNDSTHHCEWQGVLCSKRHPGRVTSLYLRSQGLEGFLSPHVGNLSFLRVIFLQNNSFHGEIPPHIGNLFRLHVLVLSNNSFGGSIPSNLSRCLNLEILNLIDNQLVGGIHSNLGSLTRLKGLGLSLNSLVGPIPGSIGNLSLLQKLSLAENALSGEIPEELSRLKRLILFQLSSNKLTGEIPTGILNMSDIITFNVNYNQMWGSFLNDVGTTSPSLYFLGVGKNLFTGMISSTLMNATGLGKLYLEHNNFHGPIPKNLGRLKGLYRISLADNHLQDDLSFISSLVNCSNLENLEISRNLIHGSLPRSFFNLSPSIERIYMSDNRIQGSIPLALGNLFNLSFLRLSNNFLTDNIPHSIGALSNLQQLDLSWNMFTGEIPSSIGNITSLGILDLSSNIFRGYIPQSLSNCMQLIGLDLSNNNLIGSIPIEIMDLSSLSIILSLANNNLSGSLPLQVGSLKNLGILDLSHNRLTGLIPASISMCLVLERLHLEANSFHGQIPEALRPLRGLQELDLSDNNFSGPIPSFLAGFSLLKYLNLSFNQLEGQVPKGGVFLNASSISIYGNTELCGGVPGLKLPLCKSSSSKKSSSTKAKVIYVVAGSLLCLALLLLCVSISYCKKKQTTSNASTSLSFGNQFLRISYEELLRATDRFSKTNLIGKGRYGTVYKAILDSGATVATKVLNLSQRGASRSFISECRTLGTIRHRNLVKILSVCSSVDFRGNDFKALIYEFMANESLEKWLHPGTIGQYDEHIKLRNLRLVRRLNIAIDIATAIEYLHKSCYSTIIHGDLKSSNVLLDNDMVARVGDFGLAKIISTVSAEAIRVQDQGSSTSTAVRGSIGYVPPEYGMGHKVSILGDIYSYGILLLEMFTGKRPTDEAFGHYLNLHNFVLMALSDRAMDIIDSRLWSEVGDRQQEIKIKDCIISVFEVGLACSMESPSDRMDMTEAIRKLHLIKVSYETKERRIDTRNKDEVGRSSREPEAASSGPACPKTGQKQGQAYWSFGVGKEARRRVVGRDSDVLAGGLSLQLSFLA
- the LOC104453044 gene encoding pathogenesis-related protein 1; amino-acid sequence: MSSRMTIPLHLIFLVALTLALIPLSIAQDSPQDYVAAHNAARSQVNVGPMAWDETVAGYARDYANKHASDCTQLVHSGGPYGENLAWASPDLTGTGAVNMWVGEKPDYDYNANSCAPGKMCGHYTQVVWRNSVRLGCAKAQCATGGTLVTCNYDPPGNVVGQKPY